A stretch of [Clostridium] innocuum DNA encodes these proteins:
- a CDS encoding cold-shock protein: MKGKVKWFNAEKGYGFINGEDGKDIFVHYSHIQQEGYKSLEEGQEVTFDTVDSDKGLQARNVEKA, from the coding sequence ATGAAAGGCAAAGTAAAATGGTTTAATGCTGAGAAGGGCTATGGATTTATCAATGGAGAAGATGGAAAGGATATTTTCGTACATTATTCTCATATCCAACAGGAAGGATACAAGTCCCTGGAGGAAGGTCAGGAAGTAACATTTGATACGGTGGATTCCGATAAGGGACTGCAGGCCAGAAATGTAGAAAAAGCATAA
- a CDS encoding ComF family protein, which translates to MKEEWCRLCMEEITNQQSLFEFLRQDSLLCGACRHELTVLNKTVKLNGIKLHIAYVYNDFLENMIFQYKEGLDTALRDVFFHDIMKKINAKFRHYTIVLLPSSEEKTIERGFHPVKDMLHACRLKTIEPFYKTCNHKQSLQSFENRKNISQVIKMKPDIVLPKTRLLLVDDVVTSGNTLLCAYDLLQEHRYKIEALALCANPRFVESCEKKDLKRKGMFSIL; encoded by the coding sequence ATGAAGGAAGAATGGTGCCGACTATGTATGGAGGAGATAACAAATCAGCAAAGTCTTTTTGAATTCCTGCGTCAGGATTCCCTTTTGTGCGGAGCCTGCCGTCATGAGTTAACCGTTTTGAATAAGACGGTAAAGCTGAATGGCATAAAGCTGCATATCGCATATGTATATAATGATTTTCTGGAAAATATGATATTTCAATATAAGGAAGGTCTGGATACAGCTCTAAGAGACGTGTTTTTCCATGACATCATGAAAAAAATCAATGCTAAATTTCGACACTACACGATCGTTCTTCTTCCTTCGAGCGAAGAAAAAACCATTGAACGCGGCTTTCATCCGGTAAAGGACATGCTGCATGCCTGCCGTTTAAAGACCATTGAACCATTTTATAAGACCTGTAATCACAAGCAGTCCCTGCAAAGCTTTGAAAACCGCAAAAATATTTCCCAGGTAATAAAAATGAAACCGGATATCGTTCTTCCAAAAACCAGACTGTTGCTGGTTGATGATGTTGTTACAAGTGGAAATACATTACTTTGTGCATATGATCTTCTTCAGGAGCATAGGTATAAGATAGAGGCACTGGCGCTTTGTGCGAATCCCCGATTTGTCGAATCCTGCGAAAAAAAAGATTTGAAAAGAAAAGGGATGTTCTCTATACTTTGA
- a CDS encoding DEAD/DEAH box helicase family protein, with the protein MQCLRCGNTEKRYFYKDAKGWYCRKCIMFGRIGVGELPERKNVCRKPIHTAYQLKYPLTPAQKRCASEIVMYLNHHQDVLVYAACGAGKTELVMEAIKQSLAKGCKVGFAISRRQVVLEIRERMQDAFKNLNVIAVCEGYTEVTEGDLIICTMHQLYRYHAAFDLLIMDEVDAFPYRGNAVLKQIAIHACIGNRLYLTATPDEEMLSDVKQGKLQMVELFQRPHGYPLIVPDVKAALPSIQLYQLIRFLKWQKKEAAQTLVFVPTIALAEQMSRWLRIVFRCTSFTSKTKDKEKILKRFHEKRYECLIATTVLERGITIKGVHVVIYHADHPVFNEASLIQMIGRVGRNIEMPTGKGLFLCTRKTRDIERCIQALQRMNRGDSK; encoded by the coding sequence ATGCAATGCCTGCGTTGCGGAAATACAGAGAAACGTTACTTTTATAAAGATGCCAAGGGCTGGTACTGTCGAAAATGCATCATGTTTGGAAGAATTGGGGTAGGAGAGCTGCCGGAAAGAAAAAATGTATGTAGAAAACCGATTCATACAGCATATCAGCTGAAATATCCACTGACTCCTGCACAGAAACGGTGTGCTTCAGAAATAGTAATGTACCTGAATCATCACCAGGATGTGCTAGTATATGCAGCCTGTGGTGCCGGCAAAACGGAGCTTGTCATGGAGGCGATTAAACAAAGCCTTGCGAAAGGCTGCAAGGTGGGCTTTGCCATCAGCCGTCGTCAGGTTGTTCTGGAAATACGGGAGCGCATGCAGGATGCGTTTAAAAATCTAAATGTGATCGCGGTTTGTGAGGGCTATACTGAGGTCACCGAGGGTGATCTCATCATATGCACAATGCACCAGCTGTATCGCTATCATGCGGCGTTTGATCTGTTGATCATGGATGAGGTGGATGCATTTCCTTATCGTGGCAATGCTGTGCTGAAGCAGATTGCAATACATGCCTGTATCGGGAACCGTCTGTATTTGACCGCTACACCGGATGAAGAAATGCTGTCAGATGTAAAGCAGGGAAAACTGCAGATGGTCGAGCTGTTTCAAAGACCGCATGGCTATCCTTTGATCGTACCTGATGTGAAAGCAGCCTTGCCTTCCATACAGCTGTATCAGCTTATCCGATTTTTAAAGTGGCAGAAAAAGGAAGCCGCACAGACCCTGGTCTTTGTACCGACGATAGCTCTGGCAGAGCAGATGAGCAGATGGCTGCGTATTGTGTTTCGCTGTACTTCCTTTACTTCAAAAACGAAGGATAAGGAAAAAATCCTTAAAAGATTTCATGAAAAGCGCTACGAATGTCTGATTGCGACAACCGTTCTGGAAAGAGGAATCACCATCAAGGGTGTACATGTTGTGATTTATCATGCTGATCATCCGGTATTCAATGAAGCGAGCCTGATTCAGATGATTGGCCGTGTTGGACGTAATATTGAAATGCCGACAGGGAAAGGTTTGTTTCTGTGCACAAGAAAAACAAGAGATATTGAGCGCTGCATACAGGCATTACAGAGGATGAACAGGGGGGATTCAAAATGA
- the galE gene encoding UDP-glucose 4-epimerase GalE: MKILVTGGTGFIGSHTCVELIEAGNEVVIIDNLYNSQADVVDKIENITGKRVAFYEADCCDEATLEKIFSEHKIDAAIHFAGYKAVGESVQKPIMYYQNNLMSLLALCKVMGKHNCKRIVFSSSATVYGNPASVPIFEDFPLGPTTNPYGTTKLMIEQILKDLYISDNEWNIALLRYFNPIGAHKSGLLGESPNDIPNNLMPYIVKVANKELPYLHVYGNDYDTPDGTGVRDYIHVVDLAKGHVNAVNKVMEPIGVDAYNLGTGIGYSVLDVVNTFAKVNNIEVPYQIDPRRPGDIAQCYASTEKALKELGWKAERGLEEMCADAWHFLQVEKEAN; the protein is encoded by the coding sequence ATGAAAATCTTAGTAACTGGTGGTACCGGATTCATTGGAAGCCACACATGCGTTGAATTAATAGAAGCTGGTAATGAAGTAGTGATAATTGATAACCTGTATAACTCACAGGCTGATGTTGTTGATAAGATTGAGAATATTACAGGAAAGCGTGTTGCGTTTTATGAGGCAGATTGCTGTGATGAGGCAACACTGGAGAAAATATTCAGTGAGCATAAAATTGATGCAGCTATTCATTTTGCCGGGTATAAAGCGGTAGGAGAGTCAGTACAGAAACCGATTATGTATTATCAGAATAATCTGATGTCGCTGCTTGCATTGTGTAAGGTAATGGGAAAGCATAACTGCAAGCGCATTGTTTTCTCATCAAGTGCCACAGTATATGGAAACCCTGCAAGTGTACCTATCTTTGAAGATTTCCCGTTGGGACCTACTACGAATCCGTATGGTACGACAAAATTGATGATTGAACAGATTTTAAAAGATTTATACATTTCAGATAATGAGTGGAATATTGCTTTGCTGCGCTATTTCAATCCAATCGGAGCACACAAGAGTGGTCTGTTGGGAGAAAGTCCGAATGATATCCCGAATAACCTGATGCCGTATATCGTTAAGGTTGCCAATAAGGAGTTGCCTTATCTGCATGTTTATGGAAATGATTATGATACACCGGATGGTACGGGTGTACGTGATTATATTCATGTAGTAGACCTTGCAAAGGGACATGTGAATGCTGTGAATAAGGTTATGGAACCAATTGGTGTTGATGCGTATAATCTCGGTACTGGTATAGGATATAGTGTACTGGATGTTGTTAATACATTTGCAAAGGTTAATAATATCGAGGTTCCTTATCAGATTGATCCTAGACGTCCTGGGGATATTGCACAATGCTATGCCAGCACAGAAAAAGCGCTGAAGGAGCTTGGTTGGAAAGCAGAAAGAGGACTGGAAGAAATGTGTGCAGATGCATGGCATTTCTTACAGGTGGAAAAAGAAGCAAATTAA
- a CDS encoding SIS domain-containing protein: MNMLLKFNEEWARSSVNGALAIRKDINRIVDEICAQGYRNICWLGIGGTWASGMQAAVHMKEQSEIETWAENASEYNTTGNKRVGEGTVVITSSVTGSTVEVVEAVKRMQAAGAKVIGFIDIDTTELAKLVDYEIAYPVNEQLKFFMVADRFMQNNGEFSDCDAMYAEFEAHLAQALIDVEKKADAFGQEFAKKHCNDPIHYFVGAGKQWGATYSYAMCYWEEQLWIKTKSITSGEFFHGMFEIITKETPVTVFIGEDAQRPLSERVAKFLPRICENYTIIDTRDYELKGISEGYRKHISHLVMHAVNNRIDAYMERETRHPMDIRRYYRRLDY; encoded by the coding sequence ATGAACATGTTATTGAAATTCAATGAAGAATGGGCACGAAGCAGTGTCAATGGTGCACTAGCAATCCGTAAGGATATCAACCGGATCGTCGATGAGATATGTGCACAGGGATATCGCAATATCTGCTGGCTGGGTATCGGGGGAACCTGGGCGAGCGGTATGCAGGCGGCGGTTCATATGAAGGAACAATCAGAAATCGAAACCTGGGCGGAAAATGCTTCCGAGTACAATACGACGGGGAATAAGCGTGTGGGTGAGGGCACTGTCGTAATTACCTCATCCGTTACCGGCAGCACAGTGGAAGTGGTAGAGGCTGTAAAGCGTATGCAGGCAGCCGGGGCAAAGGTGATTGGATTTATTGACATTGATACGACCGAGCTTGCAAAGCTGGTGGATTATGAAATAGCGTATCCGGTGAATGAACAGCTGAAGTTCTTTATGGTTGCGGATCGATTCATGCAGAACAATGGGGAATTTTCGGATTGTGATGCTATGTATGCGGAATTTGAAGCACATCTGGCACAGGCGCTGATTGATGTGGAAAAGAAGGCTGATGCATTTGGACAGGAATTTGCAAAAAAACACTGTAATGATCCAATCCACTATTTTGTGGGGGCAGGAAAACAGTGGGGCGCAACGTATTCCTATGCAATGTGCTATTGGGAGGAACAGCTGTGGATCAAGACGAAGTCCATCACATCCGGGGAGTTCTTTCATGGTATGTTTGAAATCATCACAAAGGAAACACCGGTTACCGTGTTCATAGGAGAAGATGCCCAGCGTCCGCTGTCTGAAAGAGTCGCGAAATTCCTGCCAAGAATCTGTGAGAATTACACAATTATCGATACAAGGGATTATGAGCTGAAGGGAATCAGTGAAGGGTACAGAAAGCACATTTCACACCTGGTGATGCATGCCGTAAATAACCGGATCGATGCGTATATGGAAAGAGAAACAAGGCATCCAATGGATATTCGCCGGTATTACAGACGTCTGGATTATTAG
- a CDS encoding PTS system mannose/fructose/sorbose family transporter subunit IID, with translation MMMTSKSDKSIQKADITRMAFNQGSLGIEFSWNYERQMHIAFAMMMNKILKKVYAGDEEGYRDALTRHVEFFNITPQLAPFVGGIVASMEEMKSCGEVDGEAISSIKTALMGPLSGIGDSVFVGCLRVIAVGIGISLAQNGNMFGPIVYFLIYNIPAFIIRYFGAHFGYSIGFKYLQRMQANGMMDKLLAAASILGVMVIGCMSKDMVWTTLNVELSKVGEEVTTLQSILDGIMPGLIGLGGTWMYFWLLKKKVNPIMLILGTMVLGIAGAYFGILAG, from the coding sequence ATGATGATGACTTCTAAATCCGATAAGAGCATTCAGAAAGCGGATATCACCAGAATGGCATTTAACCAGGGCTCTTTGGGAATAGAGTTTTCCTGGAACTATGAACGGCAGATGCACATCGCCTTTGCCATGATGATGAATAAAATTTTGAAAAAGGTATATGCAGGAGATGAGGAAGGCTACAGGGATGCACTGACACGCCATGTCGAGTTCTTTAATATCACACCGCAGCTTGCTCCGTTCGTTGGCGGCATTGTGGCATCCATGGAGGAAATGAAATCATGTGGCGAGGTGGACGGAGAGGCGATTTCCAGTATCAAGACGGCACTGATGGGGCCACTGAGCGGAATCGGTGACTCTGTATTTGTCGGCTGTCTGCGGGTTATTGCTGTTGGTATCGGTATTTCACTGGCACAGAACGGAAATATGTTTGGACCGATTGTGTATTTTCTGATATATAACATTCCTGCGTTTATCATCCGCTATTTCGGCGCGCATTTCGGCTATAGCATTGGCTTCAAGTATCTGCAGAGAATGCAGGCCAACGGTATGATGGATAAGCTGCTTGCGGCAGCGAGTATTCTTGGTGTTATGGTTATTGGCTGTATGTCAAAGGATATGGTATGGACGACTTTGAATGTCGAGCTGAGTAAGGTCGGTGAAGAGGTCACCACCCTGCAGTCTATTCTGGACGGAATTATGCCCGGGTTGATCGGACTGGGTGGTACATGGATGTATTTCTGGCTATTGAAGAAAAAAGTCAATCCGATCATGTTGATTCTGGGAACGATGGTTCTCGGTATTGCAGGTGCTTATTTCGGTATACTTGCCGGATAA
- a CDS encoding PTS sugar transporter subunit IIC yields the protein MVQACLIGLIASLGVFGDQLGSLYINRPIILAPLVGLVLGNLHQGLIIGASLELFFMGAVSIGAYVPPDTIVGGVLATAFAISMGKGIETAVTLAMPIALVSQAIGNFCNVFNSVILRFTDRYAMEGKYGGVVATHWLIGMITIVRRFLLVFFAFYLGSEAVGSMINAIPAYVTDGMAAAAGLLPALGFAMLMRMTVNRQNVPYYFLGFALAAYMSVPVLGVAILGVILIVVKFDFMNLKGAAAGEAGMEVSDDDDF from the coding sequence ATGGTACAAGCATGCTTAATCGGATTGATTGCAAGTCTGGGTGTCTTCGGCGATCAGCTGGGCTCCCTGTATATCAATCGACCAATTATTCTTGCACCGCTGGTTGGCCTGGTGCTGGGAAATCTGCATCAGGGACTGATTATCGGCGCAAGTCTGGAATTATTCTTTATGGGGGCTGTCAGTATTGGGGCATATGTTCCACCGGATACGATTGTCGGCGGTGTTCTGGCCACTGCATTTGCAATTTCCATGGGGAAGGGTATCGAAACGGCGGTTACGCTGGCGATGCCGATTGCACTGGTGTCACAGGCAATCGGTAACTTCTGCAATGTATTTAATTCCGTGATTCTGCGTTTTACAGACCGTTATGCCATGGAAGGAAAATACGGCGGTGTTGTGGCAACACACTGGCTGATCGGTATGATCACCATTGTACGACGATTCCTGCTTGTGTTCTTTGCTTTCTATTTGGGAAGTGAAGCAGTGGGCAGTATGATCAATGCAATTCCTGCCTATGTGACGGATGGTATGGCTGCGGCAGCCGGATTACTTCCCGCATTGGGATTTGCAATGCTGATGCGCATGACGGTAAACAGGCAGAATGTTCCCTACTATTTTCTGGGATTTGCGCTTGCAGCTTATATGAGTGTACCTGTATTAGGCGTGGCAATTCTGGGTGTGATTCTGATTGTTGTCAAATTCGATTTTATGAATCTGAAGGGAGCCGCAGCTGGAGAAGCTGGTATGGAGGTGAGCGATGATGATGACTTCTAA
- a CDS encoding PTS sugar transporter subunit IIB, protein MIKLCRVDHRLLHGQVAFSWTNELSADCILIANDAVVHDEVFKTTMKLAKPSGVKLVIKNLEDSIKAINSGVTDTYRLLVVVKTIHDANVLSAGCPAVHSLNLGGTIRREGCRQISKAIFISDKDEAELKELQQRGVSVFIQQLPAESPIALEHVLHQ, encoded by the coding sequence ATGATCAAATTATGCAGAGTGGACCATCGTCTGCTGCATGGACAGGTTGCATTTTCCTGGACCAATGAATTGAGTGCTGACTGCATTCTGATTGCCAATGATGCAGTGGTACATGACGAGGTTTTCAAAACGACCATGAAGCTGGCAAAGCCCTCCGGGGTCAAGCTGGTCATTAAAAATCTGGAGGATTCCATAAAGGCAATCAACAGCGGAGTCACCGATACGTACCGACTGCTGGTGGTCGTAAAGACCATTCATGATGCCAATGTGCTGAGTGCAGGCTGTCCGGCTGTTCACAGTCTCAATCTGGGCGGAACGATTCGAAGGGAAGGCTGTCGTCAAATCAGCAAGGCGATTTTCATCAGTGATAAGGATGAGGCGGAATTAAAGGAGCTGCAGCAGCGCGGCGTGTCTGTATTCATCCAGCAGCTGCCGGCAGAATCTCCAATAGCACTGGAGCATGTACTGCATCAATAA
- a CDS encoding PTS fructose transporter subunit IIA — protein sequence MERHYILASHGMFSQGIYDSIRIILGEKKHVHLITAYVKDGQDISDLIKETMKKIPTDAEIIACTDLFGGSVNNELMKYIGKEHFHLLTGMNLPMLMNLFLFSDEDADKLIRRLFTEAKTGIMYCNETVKGISSQEDEF from the coding sequence ATGGAACGACATTATATACTCGCAAGTCATGGGATGTTCTCACAGGGGATTTATGATTCCATCCGCATTATTCTGGGAGAGAAGAAGCATGTGCATCTTATAACCGCTTATGTGAAAGACGGGCAGGATATTTCAGATCTGATCAAAGAGACTATGAAGAAAATCCCGACAGATGCGGAAATCATTGCCTGTACGGATCTGTTCGGGGGAAGTGTAAACAATGAACTGATGAAATATATCGGGAAGGAGCATTTCCATTTGTTAACCGGAATGAATCTGCCGATGCTGATGAATCTGTTTCTGTTTTCCGATGAGGATGCGGATAAGCTGATTCGCCGTCTGTTCACAGAAGCAAAAACGGGGATCATGTACTGCAATGAAACCGTCAAAGGTATTTCGTCGCAGGAGGATGAATTTTAA
- a CDS encoding sugar phosphate isomerase/epimerase: protein MNFKDRLCAMNCHYRFYELENFFQSVHKLGMHYVELWSGPMHYYVDARRHDSPEQLKKLCDRYQITIIGICPEQTNPKPNNIAVKQKHRQEEVLNYYRQMIDIACELECRQVLVTSGWCYYSETVEEAWNRSVVMMKRITDYAKKRNVILALEALQPEESRLVNTIQDIQRYRNEVGSSCLKVCIDFGAMARMGHTPREYFEAFGSDIVHIHFVDGNPTGHLAWGDGSRDLKADLAVLEEYGYPGYLSLETATQRYYEKPWSAEMKTLKSFEE from the coding sequence ATGAATTTTAAAGACAGACTCTGTGCGATGAACTGCCATTACCGCTTTTATGAGCTGGAGAATTTCTTTCAATCCGTCCATAAGCTGGGCATGCATTATGTGGAGCTGTGGAGCGGTCCCATGCATTATTATGTGGATGCCCGCCGTCATGACTCGCCGGAACAGCTGAAGAAGCTGTGCGATCGCTATCAGATAACCATCATCGGCATCTGTCCGGAACAGACAAACCCAAAGCCGAACAATATCGCAGTCAAGCAGAAGCATCGTCAGGAAGAGGTACTCAACTATTACCGGCAGATGATTGATATCGCATGTGAGCTTGAATGTCGTCAGGTTCTGGTGACCAGCGGATGGTGCTATTACAGTGAAACGGTGGAGGAAGCATGGAATCGCTCCGTCGTTATGATGAAGAGAATCACAGATTATGCAAAAAAGAGAAATGTGATTCTGGCTCTGGAAGCTCTCCAGCCGGAGGAATCGCGTCTTGTGAATACAATTCAGGACATCCAGCGATATCGAAACGAGGTTGGAAGCAGCTGTCTCAAGGTGTGTATCGATTTTGGGGCAATGGCACGTATGGGACATACACCCCGGGAATACTTCGAGGCCTTCGGCAGCGATATTGTCCATATTCACTTTGTGGATGGGAATCCGACCGGTCATCTGGCCTGGGGGGATGGTAGCCGTGATCTGAAAGCGGATCTTGCTGTCCTTGAGGAATATGGCTATCCGGGATATCTGTCACTGGAAACGGCAACCCAAAGGTATTATGAAAAACCATGGTCTGCGGAAATGAAAACGCTGAAAAGCTTTGAGGAGTGA
- a CDS encoding sigma 54-interacting transcriptional regulator — translation MNITTSKLQILEYLQKITRGLRMNELGGFTTISISSALNISRSLTSQYLNELVKDERIIKISTRPVYYMDRSVLERKYQLELKSCEYLSLGELMKELHRNSPKLQDFQKAIGCDGSLQYPIAQLKTALSYPQGGLPVILHGEMGCGKSYLVRLTHEYCLNHMTSTRKEIPLLRKKAFRGEDKVRQMEELFGKGAADGKAAERGLLEEADEGILCIEDASHLSEECQEKLADYLSRNKFTRMQDDQAQIESRVHLILSTSEDPHTAFCHSLLLSIPVICSIPSFQERNEEERLEFVIKFFQEEQARLERTIYISKRLQHFLMSCHFESNIDELRRCIRTICANAFADCVSNQRMDICLYHLPVQLLDHLKVEKNSRDSDSLIRIDAVEKNAAGSKILIMWEQLLQAFEETCMDTHAFTSFLEQGQKALRYYYDILVFQETYYDGRLEAMEKIVIGVLNSVKLMKNINLPINCAYVLARMLVSAQKNTSSLHQWEQDHQKEIQRCLKKMAENMSNEYILTESIARQLHSNINMRLSEMNRIFLMLNINFYNRDIRSQDTVGIILSHGYSTASSIADAANSLLNSYTFEAIDMPLNTPVQEISDKLNDFIEENPHLKNIILLVDMGSLEGIGEVIADSVNVGVINNISTSLALNIGMKIQQHYELENLLETACAENQCNYKVLSEAKKEKAIVFTNDAGMVISEKLCRLFKNSLPRPIDLKMISYEYDELMKNKAEDILFHRYDVVLMIKPYSLKLKKVNSVTLEDIMNFEHIEQLNQVFRPYLKEEEIEEFDRQLLKNFSMQSVMENITILNADKLLDYVSDSVSALQHTMGRKFQSKTIVGIYIHICFLVERLVTKTALEKYTDLSSFEKQHEDFIADVNRSFEVMLQHYHVKLPLSEIAYLFEYIENDVRKAGGEDEF, via the coding sequence ATGAATATCACAACATCAAAATTGCAGATTCTGGAATATCTGCAGAAAATTACCCGGGGCTTGCGCATGAATGAGCTGGGCGGTTTTACAACAATCAGTATCAGCAGTGCTTTAAACATCTCCCGCTCCTTAACCTCCCAGTATCTCAATGAGCTGGTGAAGGATGAGCGTATCATAAAAATCAGTACGCGTCCCGTCTATTATATGGATCGCAGTGTGCTGGAACGCAAGTATCAGCTGGAATTAAAAAGCTGTGAATATCTGAGTCTGGGTGAGCTTATGAAGGAGCTGCACCGGAACAGTCCCAAGCTGCAGGATTTTCAAAAAGCAATCGGCTGTGACGGCAGCCTGCAATACCCGATTGCACAGCTGAAAACCGCCCTCTCCTATCCGCAGGGAGGATTACCTGTCATTCTCCATGGGGAAATGGGATGTGGAAAATCCTATCTGGTACGACTCACACATGAATACTGTCTGAATCACATGACCTCCACGAGAAAAGAGATACCGCTGCTTCGCAAAAAGGCATTTCGCGGTGAGGATAAAGTCAGGCAGATGGAGGAGCTGTTTGGAAAAGGTGCCGCAGATGGGAAAGCGGCAGAGCGGGGACTGCTGGAGGAGGCAGATGAAGGCATCCTCTGTATAGAGGACGCCAGTCATCTGAGTGAGGAATGTCAGGAAAAGCTGGCCGACTATTTAAGCAGAAATAAATTTACGAGAATGCAGGATGATCAGGCACAGATTGAATCCCGTGTCCATCTGATTCTCTCCACCAGTGAAGATCCGCATACGGCTTTCTGTCATAGCCTGCTGCTCAGCATTCCTGTTATCTGTTCCATCCCATCCTTTCAGGAACGCAACGAGGAGGAGCGTCTGGAATTCGTTATTAAATTTTTTCAGGAAGAACAGGCACGTCTGGAACGCACGATTTATATATCAAAGCGTCTTCAGCATTTCCTGATGAGCTGCCATTTTGAAAGCAATATCGATGAACTGCGAAGATGTATCCGTACCATATGTGCCAATGCATTTGCGGACTGTGTATCAAACCAGCGCATGGACATCTGCCTGTATCACCTGCCTGTTCAGCTGCTCGATCATCTTAAGGTGGAAAAAAACAGCAGGGACAGTGATTCTCTGATTCGCATAGACGCAGTGGAGAAAAACGCAGCCGGCAGTAAAATCCTCATCATGTGGGAACAGCTGCTGCAGGCATTTGAAGAAACCTGCATGGATACACATGCCTTTACCAGCTTTCTGGAACAGGGGCAGAAGGCCTTGCGCTACTACTACGATATCCTTGTTTTTCAGGAAACGTACTATGACGGCCGACTGGAGGCTATGGAGAAAATAGTCATCGGTGTGCTGAACAGCGTGAAGCTCATGAAAAATATCAATCTGCCGATCAACTGTGCCTATGTACTGGCGAGAATGCTCGTCTCTGCGCAGAAAAACACCTCCTCCCTGCATCAGTGGGAACAGGATCACCAGAAGGAAATACAGCGCTGTCTAAAGAAAATGGCAGAGAATATGAGCAATGAATATATTCTGACGGAATCCATTGCCAGACAGCTGCATTCCAATATCAACATGCGCTTGTCGGAAATGAACCGTATCTTTCTGATGCTGAATATCAACTTCTACAATCGTGATATCCGCTCTCAAGATACTGTGGGTATCATATTGAGTCACGGGTACTCTACCGCAAGCTCTATTGCCGATGCCGCAAATTCGCTGCTGAACTCTTATACGTTTGAAGCTATCGATATGCCGCTGAATACACCGGTACAGGAAATCAGCGACAAGCTGAACGATTTCATTGAAGAAAATCCGCATCTGAAAAACATTATCCTGCTTGTCGATATGGGGTCACTGGAGGGAATCGGCGAGGTGATTGCAGACAGTGTGAATGTCGGTGTGATCAATAATATTTCCACCTCACTTGCTCTGAATATCGGTATGAAGATACAGCAGCACTACGAATTGGAGAATCTGCTGGAAACGGCCTGTGCAGAAAATCAATGCAATTACAAGGTACTCTCAGAGGCGAAGAAGGAAAAAGCAATCGTATTCACAAATGATGCCGGTATGGTCATTTCAGAAAAGCTGTGCCGATTATTCAAAAACAGTCTGCCGCGTCCCATTGATTTGAAAATGATTTCCTATGAATATGATGAGCTGATGAAAAATAAGGCAGAGGACATTTTATTTCACAGATATGATGTGGTGTTGATGATCAAGCCGTATTCGCTGAAGCTAAAAAAGGTCAATAGTGTGACGCTGGAGGATATCATGAATTTCGAACATATCGAACAGCTGAATCAGGTATTTCGGCCATATCTGAAGGAAGAGGAAATTGAAGAATTTGACCGTCAGCTGTTGAAAAATTTCTCCATGCAGTCAGTCATGGAAAATATCACGATTCTGAATGCAGATAAGCTGCTGGATTATGTCAGTGACTCCGTCAGTGCGCTTCAGCATACGATGGGTCGTAAGTTTCAAAGCAAGACCATTGTCGGCATTTATATTCATATCTGTTTCCTGGTGGAACGTCTGGTCACAAAAACGGCATTGGAAAAATATACAGACCTGTCATCCTTTGAGAAACAGCATGAGGACTTTATTGCGGATGTCAACCGGAGCTTTGAGGTTATGCTGCAGCACTACCATGTCAAGCTGCCCCTATCGGAAATAGCATATCTCTTTGAATATATAGAAAATGATGTACGAAAGGCAGGAGGAGAAGATGAATTTTAA